One Deinococcus multiflagellatus DNA window includes the following coding sequences:
- a CDS encoding leucine-rich repeat domain-containing protein, whose product MAPAPALPPLAHQHHPEVRGRALLSLPDWSALTHLNLDSLGLEQLPQDPHPAPATTVFSVYDNRLTTVPDWVWRLRGLRTLNLSANRLGALPGALGTLSALTMLDLGHNELTTLPDVFAGLPELQFLYLSHNRLSTLPASMRTLQGLWYLNATDNRLTELPDWLGELAALTELRVYGNRLRTLPASVGTLSALRELHAMNNALTTLPDTLGHCGALEVLNLQGNALGTLPDTLGGLSALRRLDLRFNQLQALPATLNGWQNLEELDLRANRLTRVPEALATLPRLRKLDLRWNQLEHVPDAFAALAARGCLVYL is encoded by the coding sequence ATGGCGCCTGCCCCTGCCCTGCCGCCCCTGGCCCACCAACATCACCCAGAGGTGCGTGGCCGGGCCCTGCTGAGCCTGCCGGACTGGTCGGCCCTCACGCACCTCAATCTGGACAGCCTGGGGCTGGAGCAGCTGCCCCAGGACCCCCACCCGGCCCCGGCCACCACCGTCTTCAGCGTGTACGACAACCGGCTGACCACCGTGCCCGACTGGGTGTGGCGGCTGCGGGGGCTGCGCACCCTCAACCTCTCGGCCAACCGCCTGGGTGCGCTGCCCGGGGCCCTGGGGACCCTGTCGGCCCTGACCATGCTGGACCTGGGTCACAATGAGCTGACCACCCTGCCCGACGTGTTTGCGGGCCTGCCGGAACTGCAGTTCCTGTACCTCAGCCACAACCGCCTGAGCACGCTGCCAGCCTCCATGCGCACGCTGCAGGGCCTGTGGTACCTGAACGCCACCGACAATAGGCTGACCGAGCTGCCGGACTGGCTGGGAGAGCTGGCAGCCCTCACCGAACTGCGTGTGTACGGCAATCGCCTGAGGACCCTGCCCGCCAGCGTGGGCACCCTGAGCGCCCTGCGGGAACTGCACGCCATGAACAACGCGCTGACCACCCTGCCCGACACCCTGGGGCACTGCGGGGCGCTGGAGGTGCTGAACCTGCAGGGCAACGCCCTAGGCACGCTGCCGGACACCCTCGGCGGCCTGAGCGCCCTGCGCCGCCTGGACCTGAGGTTCAACCAGTTGCAGGCTCTCCCCGCCACGCTGAACGGCTGGCAGAACCTGGAAGAGCTGGACCTGCGCGCCAACCGCCTGACCCGCGTGCCGGAGGCCCTGGCCACCCTGCCCCGGTTGCGCAAGCTGGACCTGCGCTGGAACCAGCTGGAGCACGTCCCAGACGCCTTCGCGGCACTGGCCGCACGCGGCTGCCTGGTGTACCTGTAA
- a CDS encoding SDR family oxidoreductase, whose product MTQPSPLSPTFRPDLLAGKHALITGGGSGINLGIAQTFAAHGCAVTLLGRNLDKAQTAAQGIVDAGGRAMGVSADVRDFAALQAAAAQAVEAFGDFDIVLAGAAGNFPAPVDGISPNGFKTVVDIDLLGTYNTIKAAAPRLKTPGGNVLSISAYGVPVPMQAHVVAAKAGVDALTRTLAVEWGLRGIRVNAIIPGPIDGTEGMARLAPDEKTRTQFMRTVPLGRFGVPQDIANAALFLVSDAASYVTGVILPVDGGQNMLGGAPQYQMYQAMGLALPKKE is encoded by the coding sequence ATGACCCAGCCTTCCCCCCTCTCCCCCACCTTCCGCCCCGACCTGCTGGCCGGCAAACACGCCCTGATTACCGGCGGCGGCAGCGGCATCAACCTGGGGATTGCCCAGACCTTCGCGGCCCACGGCTGCGCCGTGACGCTGCTGGGCCGCAACCTGGACAAAGCCCAGACCGCCGCGCAGGGCATCGTGGATGCGGGGGGGCGCGCCATGGGCGTCAGCGCCGATGTGCGCGACTTTGCGGCGCTGCAGGCCGCCGCCGCGCAGGCCGTGGAGGCCTTTGGCGACTTCGATATCGTGCTGGCGGGCGCGGCCGGGAACTTTCCGGCGCCCGTGGACGGCATCTCGCCCAACGGCTTCAAGACAGTGGTGGACATTGACCTGCTGGGCACCTACAACACCATCAAGGCGGCGGCCCCGCGCCTGAAGACCCCCGGCGGCAACGTGCTGAGCATCAGCGCCTACGGCGTGCCGGTGCCCATGCAGGCGCATGTGGTGGCGGCCAAGGCAGGCGTGGACGCCCTGACCCGCACCCTGGCCGTGGAATGGGGCCTGCGCGGCATTCGCGTGAACGCCATTATCCCCGGGCCCATTGACGGCACCGAGGGCATGGCCCGGCTGGCCCCGGATGAAAAGACCCGCACCCAGTTCATGCGCACCGTGCCTTTGGGCCGCTTTGGGGTGCCGCAGGACATCGCCAACGCCGCCCTGTTTCTGGTGAGCGACGCGGCCAGCTACGTGACCGGCGTGATTCTGCCAGTGGACGGCGGCCAGAACATGCTGGGCGGCGCGCCGCAGTACCAGATGTATCAGGCGATGGGGCTGGCCCTGCCGAAGAAGGAGTAG
- a CDS encoding enoyl-CoA hydratase-related protein, which translates to MTNTSVHLGRAGEVATLTITSKKGALGPAFWREVPPALAGLGGARVLIVRGQEWFSAGLDVKATAPVIAPALGQPEAFAAVVAEMHAAIEGLAALPIPVIAAVHGWCIGAGLELISACDLRLCSADARFSLPEVKLGITADLGGLQRLPGLVGRGRAAHLALTGEPIDAAAAERWGLVTEVLPTPEALFARAGALADTLAQLPPRALEGTKRALSAELPHAEGLQQAVAWNAQHMTADGLMNALKGRGS; encoded by the coding sequence ATGACCAACACAAGCGTGCACCTGGGCCGCGCGGGCGAGGTCGCCACCCTCACCATCACCTCGAAAAAAGGCGCCCTGGGCCCGGCGTTCTGGCGCGAGGTGCCGCCTGCCCTGGCCGGGCTGGGGGGCGCGCGCGTGCTGATCGTGCGCGGCCAGGAGTGGTTCAGCGCGGGGCTGGACGTGAAGGCCACCGCGCCGGTCATCGCCCCGGCCCTGGGCCAGCCCGAGGCGTTCGCGGCCGTGGTGGCCGAGATGCACGCGGCCATTGAGGGCCTGGCCGCCCTGCCCATTCCGGTGATCGCGGCGGTGCATGGCTGGTGCATTGGCGCGGGCCTGGAACTGATCAGCGCCTGCGACCTGCGCCTGTGCAGCGCGGACGCCCGGTTCAGTCTGCCGGAAGTGAAACTGGGCATCACCGCCGACCTGGGCGGCCTGCAGCGCCTGCCGGGGCTGGTGGGCCGGGGCCGCGCGGCGCACCTCGCCCTGACCGGCGAACCCATTGACGCCGCTGCCGCCGAACGCTGGGGCCTGGTGACCGAGGTGCTGCCCACCCCCGAGGCCCTGTTTGCCCGCGCGGGGGCCCTGGCCGACACCCTGGCCCAGCTGCCCCCCCGCGCCCTGGAAGGCACCAAACGCGCCCTGAGTGCCGAACTGCCCCACGCCGAGGGCCTGCAGCAGGCGGTGGCCTGGAACGCCCAGCACATGACGGCGGACGGCCTGATGAATGCCCTCAAGGGGCGTGGCTCATAG
- a CDS encoding sensor histidine kinase — protein MPVVSVPPSAPDRLAAHPADGARPALRDHLLRPLLTPFVLLLGVGAAVVYGVGRNDQALQRVLDAQARTQLISELTGQVAAMENGQRGFVITGQSRFLAPYQEAQASFQAAAYALHDLSVDEAQRLTLGQVQTLVGRWQQEAAQPEIQARLGSLQAAAGLVAQGRGRVILERARGVLAVLASQENARLSEATRQSQATLNAVRWVSVGGLLLGMALLVATATRVARTVGRHVQELNVAAQDMARGEYARRMPGSPVQELAVLGAQFDLMAQAVQEREQQLRRSAQALERSNEQLARSNRELEQFAYVASHDLQEPLRTIGSYTELLARRYAGQLDERADQYIAFTTAATQRLKTLIQDLLSYSRVRRTQRFFVPTDVGALVGGVLADLHAQIEAAGAQVEVGSLPTVTSHPELLRQALQNLISNALKFRAPDRPAQVRISAAQQEGRWVLSVQDNGIGIAPEYHERIFGVFQRLHSADAYPGSGIGLSVARAVAEALGAELRLSSAPDQGSTFSLALPVRPPADPSPEGTGV, from the coding sequence ATGCCGGTCGTGTCGGTGCCGCCCTCTGCCCCTGACCGGCTGGCCGCCCACCCGGCGGACGGGGCGCGGCCCGCGCTGCGGGACCATCTGCTGCGGCCCCTGCTCACGCCGTTTGTGCTGCTGTTGGGGGTGGGCGCGGCGGTGGTATATGGGGTGGGGCGCAACGATCAGGCGCTGCAGCGGGTGCTGGACGCCCAGGCCCGGACCCAGCTCATCAGTGAACTGACGGGTCAGGTGGCGGCCATGGAAAACGGGCAGCGCGGCTTCGTGATCACGGGGCAAAGCCGCTTTCTGGCCCCCTATCAGGAAGCGCAGGCGTCCTTTCAGGCGGCGGCCTACGCCCTGCACGACCTCAGCGTGGACGAGGCCCAGCGCCTCACCCTGGGACAGGTGCAGACCCTGGTGGGCCGCTGGCAGCAAGAAGCGGCGCAGCCCGAAATCCAGGCGCGGCTGGGGTCGCTGCAGGCGGCGGCCGGGCTGGTGGCCCAGGGGCGGGGCCGGGTGATTCTGGAACGGGCGCGGGGGGTGCTGGCCGTGCTGGCGAGTCAGGAAAATGCGCGCCTGAGTGAGGCCACGCGCCAGAGTCAGGCCACCCTGAACGCGGTGCGCTGGGTCAGCGTGGGGGGGCTGTTGCTGGGCATGGCGCTGCTGGTGGCCACCGCCACGCGCGTGGCGCGCACCGTGGGCCGCCACGTGCAAGAGCTGAATGTGGCCGCCCAGGACATGGCGCGCGGCGAGTACGCCCGCCGGATGCCGGGCAGCCCCGTGCAGGAGCTGGCGGTGCTGGGCGCGCAGTTTGACCTCATGGCCCAGGCGGTGCAAGAGCGCGAGCAGCAGTTGCGGCGCAGTGCCCAGGCGCTGGAACGCAGCAACGAGCAACTGGCGCGCAGCAACCGCGAACTGGAGCAGTTTGCTTATGTGGCGTCGCACGACCTGCAAGAGCCGCTGCGCACCATTGGCAGCTACACCGAACTGCTCGCCCGGCGCTACGCGGGGCAACTCGATGAGCGCGCCGACCAGTACATCGCCTTTACCACCGCCGCCACCCAGCGCCTGAAAACCCTGATTCAGGACCTGCTGAGCTACTCGCGCGTGCGCCGCACCCAGCGCTTTTTTGTGCCCACCGATGTGGGGGCGCTGGTTGGTGGCGTGCTGGCCGACCTGCACGCCCAGATTGAGGCCGCTGGGGCCCAGGTGGAGGTGGGGTCGCTTCCCACCGTCACCAGCCACCCGGAGCTGCTGCGCCAGGCCCTGCAGAACCTGATCAGCAACGCCCTGAAATTCCGCGCCCCGGACCGCCCGGCCCAGGTCCGCATTTCGGCGGCGCAGCAGGAAGGCCGCTGGGTGCTGAGCGTGCAGGACAACGGCATTGGCATTGCCCCGGAGTACCACGAACGAATTTTTGGGGTGTTTCAGCGGCTGCACAGCGCCGACGCCTATCCAGGCAGCGGCATTGGGCTGTCGGTGGCCCGCGCCGTGGCCGAGGCCCTGGGCGCCGAACTGCGGCTAAGCAGTGCGCCGGATCAGGGCAGCACCTTCTCTCTGGCCCTGCCCGTGCGCCCCCCCGCAGACCCCAGCCCCGAGGGCACAGGGGTTTGA
- the pdxY gene encoding pyridoxal kinase PdxY, which yields MTQGPPRNILSIQSWVSYGHVGNAAAVFPLQRLGFEVWAIHTVQFSNHTGYGAWTGTVFPPELVAELIDGIEARGALPECHAVLSGYMGSEGTVAAVVDAVRRVRAANPQALYCCDPVMGDVGRGVFVRPELPDLIGAQAVPEADILTPNQFELELLTGHTVETLEQALNAARALRERMRAGGPRLVLLTSLVRSGAPEGSIETLVVGEDGAWLCRTPLLPLDPPRNGTGDAIAALFFGHYLHSGRPDSALSLAMSALYALLQRTHLAGTREIQLVASQDDFVRPARLFEAQQVG from the coding sequence ATGACGCAAGGGCCGCCAAGAAACATCCTGTCCATACAGTCGTGGGTCAGCTACGGGCACGTGGGCAACGCCGCCGCCGTGTTTCCGCTGCAGCGGCTGGGCTTTGAGGTCTGGGCCATTCACACGGTGCAGTTTTCCAACCACACCGGTTACGGCGCCTGGACTGGCACGGTCTTTCCGCCCGAACTGGTGGCCGAACTGATTGACGGCATCGAGGCGCGCGGCGCGCTGCCGGAGTGCCACGCGGTGCTCAGTGGGTACATGGGCAGCGAGGGCACGGTGGCGGCGGTGGTGGACGCCGTGCGCCGGGTGCGCGCCGCCAACCCGCAGGCCCTGTACTGCTGCGACCCCGTGATGGGCGATGTGGGCCGGGGCGTGTTCGTGCGCCCCGAACTGCCGGACCTGATCGGGGCCCAGGCGGTGCCCGAAGCGGACATTCTGACCCCCAACCAGTTCGAGCTGGAACTGCTGACTGGCCACACAGTGGAGACGCTGGAACAGGCCCTGAACGCCGCGCGCGCCCTACGGGAGCGGATGCGCGCCGGGGGGCCCCGGCTGGTGCTTCTCACCAGTCTGGTGCGCAGCGGCGCCCCCGAGGGCAGTATTGAAACCCTGGTGGTGGGCGAGGACGGCGCGTGGCTGTGCCGCACGCCCCTGCTGCCCCTGGACCCCCCTCGCAACGGCACGGGCGACGCGATTGCCGCGCTGTTTTTCGGGCATTACCTGCACAGTGGTCGCCCCGACAGCGCCCTGAGCCTCGCCATGAGCGCGCTCTACGCCCTGCTGCAGCGCACCCACCTTGCGGGCACGCGCGAGATTCAGCTGGTGGCCTCCCAGGACGACTTTGTGCGCCCGGCCCGGCTGTTTGAAGCGCAGCAGGTGGGGTAG
- a CDS encoding Ppx/GppA phosphatase family protein produces the protein MRVAVADVGTNSSHLLIAEAMTAGEAGGYRVLDALKDRTRLGECLDAAGNLTPEGEDRLSSALTRFRALAASAGVPEVHVYATSALREAPNGAAVAARMLARTGVYPAIISGEREGELTYLGAAHAVELGPDNVLLDLGGGSLEFVRGDAARARDVLSLPLGAIRMTRAHVPTETPGRRELSALRAAVQDALAPHAARFRVRAGTRVVLSSGTAEAAAVAILARRGEHAQSVNGTRFSLAELGALLEQVRGLRSAARARLPGLERRADTIVAGLATLHAALALLGAAEVTVSEGALREGMLIEELTRLQAYQSSISARQRSVLGTAERFGANLSHARQVAALARGLLAGLQAAGESFGPEGEARSLLTAAGALHEVGQIVAQSAHHKHSAYLIRHAELRGFTPREIEWIALLARYHRKSAPKTTHPEFAALSAPEQALLTRLVAVLRVADGLDRSHAGGVQIEALDRRGGGWRLTVSGATPLDLEGARDKADVWARVLGPLTLHALP, from the coding sequence ATGAGGGTCGCGGTGGCGGATGTGGGCACCAATTCCAGCCATCTGCTGATCGCCGAGGCCATGACCGCCGGCGAGGCCGGCGGCTACCGCGTGCTGGACGCCCTGAAAGACCGCACCCGCCTGGGCGAGTGCCTGGACGCGGCGGGCAACCTGACCCCGGAAGGCGAGGACCGCCTGTCGTCGGCGCTGACCCGGTTCCGGGCCCTGGCCGCCAGTGCGGGCGTGCCCGAGGTGCATGTGTACGCCACCAGCGCCCTGCGCGAGGCCCCCAACGGCGCGGCGGTGGCGGCGCGGATGCTGGCGCGCACCGGGGTGTACCCGGCCATCATCAGCGGCGAGCGCGAAGGCGAACTGACCTACCTGGGCGCGGCCCACGCCGTGGAACTGGGCCCCGACAACGTGCTGCTGGACCTGGGGGGCGGCAGCCTGGAATTCGTGCGCGGCGACGCGGCGCGTGCCCGAGACGTGCTGAGCCTGCCCCTGGGCGCCATTCGCATGACCCGGGCCCATGTGCCCACCGAAACGCCGGGGCGGCGCGAACTGTCGGCCCTGCGCGCGGCGGTGCAGGACGCGCTGGCGCCGCACGCCGCGCGCTTCCGGGTGCGGGCCGGCACGCGGGTGGTGCTCTCCAGCGGCACCGCCGAAGCCGCCGCTGTGGCGATCCTGGCGCGGCGGGGCGAACACGCGCAGAGCGTGAACGGCACGCGCTTCTCGCTGGCCGAACTGGGGGCCCTGCTGGAACAGGTGCGCGGCCTGCGCTCGGCTGCGCGCGCCCGCCTGCCGGGCCTGGAACGCCGGGCCGACACCATCGTGGCTGGGCTGGCCACCCTGCACGCGGCGCTGGCGTTGCTAGGCGCTGCCGAGGTCACGGTGAGCGAGGGGGCGCTGCGCGAGGGCATGCTGATCGAGGAACTCACGCGTCTGCAGGCCTACCAGTCGTCCATCAGCGCCCGGCAGCGCAGTGTGCTGGGCACCGCCGAGCGTTTTGGGGCGAACCTGTCGCACGCCCGGCAGGTGGCGGCGCTGGCCCGGGGGCTGCTGGCCGGCCTGCAGGCGGCGGGCGAATCATTTGGCCCGGAGGGCGAGGCCCGCAGCCTGCTCACGGCGGCCGGGGCGCTGCACGAGGTGGGACAGATTGTGGCCCAGAGCGCCCACCACAAACACAGCGCCTACCTGATCCGCCACGCCGAGCTGCGCGGTTTTACCCCGCGCGAGATCGAGTGGATTGCCTTGCTGGCGCGCTACCACCGCAAGAGTGCGCCCAAAACCACCCACCCGGAGTTCGCCGCGCTCTCGGCCCCCGAACAGGCCCTGCTGACCCGGCTGGTGGCCGTGCTGCGCGTGGCCGACGGCCTGGATCGCTCGCACGCGGGCGGGGTGCAGATTGAAGCCCTGGACCGCCGGGGTGGAGGCTGGCGCCTGACCGTCAGCGGTGCCACGCCCCTGGACCTGGAAGGCGCGCGCGACAAGGCGGATGTCTGGGCGCGCGTGCTGGGCCCACTGACCCTGCACGCCTTGCCCTGA
- a CDS encoding GNAT family N-acetyltransferase, producing the protein MTSTLPLPDLNAGAWPVSLFDPASATPEQKLAVGRLLADSFAYANPEDPPLIPEQEAVGLSHQLPTERKHHLVVWQGAQALAWGCLEYDTEQNTHMAHARLVVAPQARRQGLGRTLGGQLRDMAMQAGRTVLTFGTTSRVPAGEAFAQATGAQAALPMRQSRLPLSGLDRDLLARWQGRPEGDPYRLHLWTTVPDAYLDRAADMMMVMNTAPKGDLEQDDWRITPEMIRAWDAMIEEAGEVRTMMAIEDTRTGALDAYSEIFWTPERQGPVFQGATAVRPGARGQGLGKWVKAAMLEHILATVPGARWVQTNNAHENAAMLGINVTLGFTPWSTFTEWQLKLA; encoded by the coding sequence ATGACCTCCACGCTTCCCCTGCCCGATCTGAACGCTGGCGCCTGGCCAGTCAGCCTCTTTGACCCGGCCAGTGCCACGCCCGAACAGAAACTGGCCGTGGGCCGCCTGCTGGCCGACAGCTTTGCCTACGCCAATCCCGAAGACCCACCCCTGATCCCAGAACAGGAAGCCGTGGGCCTGAGCCACCAGCTGCCCACCGAACGCAAGCACCACCTCGTGGTGTGGCAAGGCGCGCAGGCCCTGGCCTGGGGCTGCCTGGAATACGACACCGAACAGAACACCCACATGGCCCACGCCCGGCTGGTGGTGGCCCCGCAGGCGCGTCGTCAGGGCCTGGGCCGCACCCTGGGCGGGCAACTGCGTGACATGGCCATGCAGGCCGGCCGCACCGTGTTGACCTTCGGGACCACCAGCCGCGTGCCTGCCGGCGAGGCCTTTGCGCAGGCCACCGGCGCCCAGGCCGCGCTGCCCATGCGCCAGAGCCGCCTGCCCCTCTCTGGGCTGGACCGTGACCTGCTGGCCCGCTGGCAGGGGCGCCCCGAAGGCGACCCCTACCGCCTGCACCTGTGGACCACCGTGCCCGACGCGTACCTGGACCGCGCCGCCGACATGATGATGGTGATGAACACGGCCCCCAAGGGCGACCTGGAGCAGGACGACTGGCGCATTACCCCCGAAATGATCCGCGCCTGGGACGCCATGATTGAGGAAGCGGGCGAGGTCCGCACCATGATGGCCATTGAAGACACCCGCACGGGCGCGCTGGACGCCTACAGCGAGATCTTCTGGACCCCGGAGCGCCAGGGCCCGGTGTTCCAGGGCGCCACCGCCGTGCGGCCGGGCGCGCGGGGCCAGGGCCTGGGCAAATGGGTCAAGGCCGCCATGCTGGAGCACATCCTGGCCACCGTGCCGGGCGCACGCTGGGTGCAGACCAACAACGCCCACGAGAACGCCGCCATGCTCGGCATCAACGTGACCCTGGGCTTTACGCCGTGGTCCACCTTCACCGAGTGGCAACTGAAGCTGGCCTGA
- a CDS encoding endonuclease dU produces the protein MFAHAIGFDDAPFDRAHRGNVPVIGAVYARTTLHAVVRGHVRRDGRNSTAELARLVALSPEHLQLVLLQGIALAGFNVVDLPGLHVATGLPVLVVARKAPDLDRIRAALLSRVPGGARKWRLIEAAGPMEPCGGVYVQRVGLTLAQAEAALHTFTVTGRVPEPLRAPHLIARALVQGHSRGGRA, from the coding sequence GTGTTCGCCCACGCCATCGGCTTTGACGACGCGCCGTTTGACCGCGCCCACCGGGGCAACGTGCCGGTGATTGGCGCCGTGTACGCCCGCACCACCCTGCACGCCGTGGTGCGCGGGCACGTGCGCCGCGACGGGCGCAACAGCACCGCCGAACTGGCGCGGCTGGTGGCCCTGTCGCCCGAACACCTGCAGCTGGTGCTGCTGCAGGGCATTGCGCTGGCAGGCTTCAACGTGGTGGATCTGCCGGGGCTGCATGTGGCGACGGGTCTGCCCGTGCTGGTGGTGGCCCGAAAGGCCCCGGACCTGGACCGGATTCGCGCGGCGCTGCTGTCGCGGGTGCCGGGCGGCGCGCGCAAGTGGCGCCTGATCGAGGCCGCCGGGCCGATGGAACCCTGCGGCGGCGTGTACGTGCAGCGCGTGGGCCTGACCCTGGCCCAGGCCGAGGCCGCCCTGCACACCTTCACGGTGACCGGCCGGGTGCCGGAACCGCTGCGCGCCCCACATCTCATCGCCCGCGCGCTGGTCCAGGGGCACAGCCGGGGCGGCCGAGCGTAG
- a CDS encoding DUF4384 domain-containing protein, protein MKKNSTVTALLALGTATTLSVAGAQAKISAQSIIVNPTQPDLSVSVRVDKDPSGNSNPAYRVGENITVSATVNRDAYVYLFNVNPDGTVDQVLPNRLSGENFVKANTTKSFPAPGDNFTYSVEGPVGQNKVLALASLTPLNLDQISSFRTAQDQFATVSTQGGQTGLAQALSIVVNPLPQNSWVSDTAFYTVAAQTPVSTGSLFVGTNVAGATVILNGQRLGGANVTYSNLRPGTYPVRVQAPGFADFSSTVTVRAGTTTNLNVEFAQPLSVAPAPVNTGNGVLDFIGNLLGAIAGTQLQDPARSAYDQKVRELQADGYALQQSRTTGTGYSGTLVRGASTVTLTVDRGANRTVRVNVSETTTYRY, encoded by the coding sequence ATGAAGAAGAACTCGACCGTCACCGCCCTGCTGGCCCTCGGCACCGCTACCACCCTCAGCGTGGCGGGCGCGCAGGCCAAGATCAGTGCGCAGAGCATCATCGTCAACCCCACCCAGCCCGACCTGTCCGTGAGCGTGCGCGTGGACAAGGACCCCAGCGGCAACAGCAACCCGGCCTACCGCGTGGGCGAGAACATCACTGTGAGCGCCACGGTCAACCGCGACGCCTACGTCTACCTGTTCAACGTGAACCCCGACGGCACCGTGGACCAGGTGCTGCCCAACCGCCTGAGCGGCGAGAACTTCGTCAAGGCGAACACCACCAAGAGCTTCCCGGCGCCCGGCGACAACTTCACCTACTCGGTGGAAGGCCCGGTCGGCCAGAACAAGGTGCTGGCCCTGGCCAGCCTGACCCCGCTGAACCTCGACCAGATCAGCTCCTTCCGCACGGCCCAGGACCAGTTCGCCACCGTGAGCACCCAGGGCGGGCAGACCGGGCTGGCGCAGGCCCTGAGCATCGTGGTCAACCCCCTGCCTCAGAACAGCTGGGTGAGTGACACCGCCTTCTACACCGTGGCCGCGCAGACCCCGGTGAGCACCGGCAGCCTGTTCGTGGGCACCAACGTGGCGGGCGCCACCGTGATCCTCAACGGCCAGCGCCTGGGCGGCGCCAACGTGACCTACAGCAACCTGCGCCCCGGCACCTACCCCGTGCGGGTGCAGGCCCCCGGTTTCGCTGACTTCAGCTCCACCGTGACCGTGCGTGCGGGCACGACCACCAACCTGAACGTGGAATTTGCCCAGCCCCTGAGTGTGGCCCCGGCGCCCGTGAACACCGGCAACGGCGTGCTGGACTTTATCGGCAACCTGCTGGGCGCCATTGCGGGCACCCAGCTGCAGGACCCCGCCCGCAGCGCCTACGACCAGAAGGTGCGTGAACTGCAGGCCGACGGCTACGCGCTGCAGCAGAGCCGCACCACCGGCACCGGCTACAGCGGCACCCTGGTGCGCGGCGCCAGCACCGTCACCCTGACCGTGGACCGGGGCGCCAACCGCACCGTGCGCGTGAACGTGAGCGAAACGACGACGTACCGCTACTGA